A window from Triticum aestivum cultivar Chinese Spring chromosome 6D, IWGSC CS RefSeq v2.1, whole genome shotgun sequence encodes these proteins:
- the LOC123145416 gene encoding uncharacterized protein, whose protein sequence is MENSWDEEGRRLAAARVVHSQVRKIKEEEGDKVKVDDTYQQQQQLAEMRLVLRDLGRQRSRSPLGRVGRPAISIGGDS, encoded by the coding sequence ATGGAGAATTCCTGGGACGAGGaggggcggcggctggcggcggcgcgggtggtgcACAGCCAGGTGAGGAAGATCAAGGAGGAGGAGGGCGACAAGGTGAAGGTGGACGACacgtaccagcagcagcagcagctggccgAGATGCGCCTCGTCCTCCGGGACCTGGGCCGGCAGCGCTCGCGCTCGCCGCTCGGCCGGGTGGGCCGCCCCGCCATCTCCATCGGCGGCGACTCCTAG
- the LOC123141766 gene encoding uncharacterized protein: protein MLKERQRSIVVRRKFSVASIPSAARRVRQVSGDDKKARARPIFFVSANTVQMGAGGGGHHFLKRDAFTGLWMTAAFLAACGVCRQPLADEDAYIYRGEFAFCSDECRELYIKWKRACSRRSRRKAPSNKSSNSRGSCGGPG from the exons ATGCTCAAGGAGCGGCAGAGGAGCATTGTGGTGCGCCGGAAGTTCAGCGTGGCGTCCATTCCGTCGGCGGCGAGGCGGGTGCGCCAGGTGAGCGGCGACGACAAGAaggcacgcgcgcggccgatcttTTTTGTGTCGGCTAACACCGTGCAGATGGGCGCCGGAGGCGGCGGCCACCACTTTCTGAAGAGGGACGCATTTACCGGGCTGTGGATGACGGCGGCGTTCCTGGCGGCCTGCGGCGTCTGCCGCCAACCCCTCGCCGACGAAGACGCCTACATTTACAG GGGCGAATTTGCATTCTGCAGTGATGAGTGCAGGGAGCTGTACATCAAATGGAAAAGGGCGTGCTCCCGCAGATCCCGCAGGAAGGCCCCGTCGAACAAGTCCAGCAACAGCAGGGGCTCGTGCGGCGGGCCAGGCTAA
- the LOC123145414 gene encoding actin-histidine N-methyltransferase, whose translation MAAAAAGATPATARKALASTTSALLSSSPALRRRSLSCSAASAATAPRIAQQPPDLLRWVQREGGFVHPALRVADHPEYGLGVSATAADGIIPPGAVLIDLPGRIPLRLRRPADAADALLMQLADRVPEELWSMRLGLRLLQERTKSDSFWWPYIANLPETFTVPIFFPGEDIKNLQYAPLLHQINKRCRFLLEFEKEVKQKLGTVPSGDHPFCGQDVHSSSLGWAMSAASSRAFRLHGEIPMLLPLVDMCNHSFSPNARIVQEGDVESPDMSVKVVAETQIDQNAAVTLNYGCYPNDFYLLDYGFVVTSNPYDQVELSYDGNLLDAASMAAGVSNPNFSTPAKWQQDILSQLNLHGEGAVLKVSLGGPDVVDGRLLAALRVLLAADPDTVGKHDLETLMSLGTKAPLGPTVEASALRTVLALCAIALQHFHTKIMDDQAVLKGEPPLTTELAVQFRLQKKLMLVDIMQNLSRRIKSLSPEKSTA comes from the exons atggccgccgccgccgcgggcgcgaCGCCAGCGACGGCGCGGAAGGCCCTCGCGTCCACGacctccgccctcctctcctctTCACCCGCGCTCCGCCGCCGCAGCTTGTCCTGCTCCGCCGCATCAGCAGCGACCGCCCCGCGCATCGCGCAGCAGCCGCCGGACCTGCTCCGGTGGGTGCAGCGCGAGGGAGGTTTCGTGCACCCAGCTCTCCGAGTGGCCGATCACCCCGAGTACGGCCTCGGGGTGTCCGCCACGGCGGCCGACGGCATCATCCCCCCGGGAGCCGTCCTCATTGATCTCCCTGGACGCATCCCGCTGCGACTCCGCCGCCCAGCCGATGCTGCGGACGCATTACTGATGCAGCTCGCCGACCGAGTCCCCG AGGAACTGTGGTCAATGAGACTCGGCTTGAGGTTGCTTCAAGAAAGGACAAAATCCGATTCATTTTGGTGGCCATATATCGCGAACCTGCCCGAGACTTTTACCGTACCAATCTTCTTTCCAGGGGAAGACATAAAGAACTTGCAAtatgctcctctcctccaccag ATAAATAAAAGATGCCGCTTCCTTCTTGAGTTTGAGAAAGAGGTAAAACAGAAGCTTGGTACTGTGCCCTCAGGAGATCATCCTTTTTGTGGACAAGATGTGCACTCGTCTTCCCTTGGATGGGCTATGTCAGCAGCGTCTTCACGAGCATTCCGTCTGCATGGTGAAATCCCAATGTTGTTGCCCCTTGTTGATATGTGCAACCACAGTTTTAGCCCGAATGCTAGGATTGTCCAGGAAGGAGATGTCGAGAGCCCTGACATGTCAGTTAAG GTTGTTGCTGAGACGCAGATTGATCAAAACGCTGCTGTTACACTGAACTATGGTTGCTACCCTAATGATTTTTATCTTCTTGATTATGGATTTGTAGTAACATCGAATCCATACGATCAAGTGGAATTGAGCTATGATGGTAATCTTCTCGATGCTGCTAGCATGGCAGCAGGGGTTTCTAATCCCAACTTTTCAACACCAGCCAAGTGGCAACAGGATATCTTGTCACAGCTAAATCTACACGGAGAGGGTGCTGTTCTGAAG GTCAGCTTAGGAGGTCCGGACGTAGTAGATGGGCGCTTATTAGCTGCGCTTCGAGTTCTTCTTGCAGCTGACCCGGATACCGTGGGTAAGCACGATCTGGAAACTTTGATGTCGCTTGGCACGAAAGCTCCTCTGGGCCCTACCGTCGAAGCCTCGGCGCTCCGAACTGTTCTCGCACTTTGCGCCATTGCCCTCCAGCACTTCCACACCAAGATAATGGATGACCAGGCCGTCCTGAAGGGAGAACCCCCTCTTACAACTGAACTGGCCGTCCAGTTTAGATTGCAGAAGAAGCTGATGCTCGTCGACATAATGCAAAATCTTAGTCGGAGAATCAAGTCGCTATCTCCAGAGAAATCTACTGCCTAG